One Amycolatopsis thermophila DNA segment encodes these proteins:
- a CDS encoding enoyl-CoA hydratase family protein, with amino-acid sequence MTYRFHASPRLTEDWRHFRFAKADGVATMTLDRPEKLNPLTFESYADLRDLLGELPHHQDVRALVIRGEGKGFCGGGDVEEIIGELIKMEPRDLMRFTKMTGAVIRAMRECPIPIITAIHGIAAGAGAVVALASDFRVVSHSGRFAFLFTKVGLSGGDMGAAYLLPRVVGLGRATELLMLGDTIDAATAERYGLVSRLVADDELDATVAGLARRLADGPTLALAQTKSLLTAELDMSMPASMELDAMTQALLMTTRDHAEFHSAFTERRAPRWEGR; translated from the coding sequence ATGACCTACCGCTTCCACGCCTCGCCGCGGCTGACCGAGGACTGGCGGCACTTCCGGTTCGCGAAGGCCGACGGTGTCGCGACCATGACCCTGGACCGCCCGGAAAAGCTCAACCCGCTGACCTTCGAAAGCTATGCCGACCTGCGGGATCTGCTGGGCGAGCTGCCGCACCACCAGGACGTGCGCGCGCTGGTGATCCGCGGCGAGGGCAAGGGGTTCTGCGGCGGCGGTGACGTCGAGGAGATCATCGGCGAGCTCATCAAGATGGAGCCGCGCGACCTGATGCGGTTCACGAAGATGACCGGCGCGGTGATCCGGGCGATGCGGGAGTGCCCGATCCCGATCATCACCGCGATCCACGGCATCGCGGCGGGCGCCGGTGCCGTCGTCGCGCTGGCCTCCGACTTCCGCGTGGTCAGCCACTCGGGCCGGTTCGCGTTCCTGTTCACCAAGGTCGGGTTGTCCGGCGGCGACATGGGCGCGGCCTACCTGCTGCCGCGCGTGGTCGGTCTCGGGCGGGCGACGGAGCTGCTGATGCTGGGCGACACCATCGACGCCGCCACCGCCGAGCGGTACGGCCTGGTGTCCCGGCTGGTCGCCGACGACGAACTGGACGCCACGGTGGCCGGGCTGGCGCGACGGCTCGCCGACGGCCCGACCCTCGCCCTCGCGCAGACGAAGTCGCTGCTCACCGCCGAGCTGGACATGTCGATGCCGGCGTCGATGGAGCTGGACGCGATGACCCAGGCGCTGCTCATGACCACCCGCGACCACGCGGAGTTCCACTCGGCGTTCACCGAGCGCCGCGCCCCGCGCTGGGAGGGCCGTTGA
- a CDS encoding ABC transporter permease: MTGSLTSPPVPPPVRGEPPQPGFARRHWTSIAPVVALVALIVAFSLMDSRFFQYENALNILRQSSVLLVLAMASTVVIMMGSIDLSVGSMLSFTAFTGALMVQNTGTTSLLLLLPVIGMACGLLNGVLVAYGRLPSFLVTLGTMYAFDGLAKYIAGGRPVSLRPGGVGDLFNTTVGGFPVVVLWALLVLVVAVLAARYTRLGRYMYAMGGNEKAARLSGVPAARYKVYAFLIAGLLAGIAGLLQLARARSASPDMGEPFLLPAIAAVVMGGTPLSGGVGGPFRTVTGVLIIAILGNGMVIAAVDPFLQNVIQGLVVIAAVALTIDRRKMSLVK; encoded by the coding sequence ATGACCGGTTCCCTGACCTCACCACCCGTGCCGCCGCCGGTGCGCGGCGAGCCGCCGCAACCCGGCTTCGCGCGCCGGCACTGGACCTCGATCGCGCCCGTGGTGGCGCTCGTCGCGCTGATCGTCGCGTTCTCCCTGATGGACAGCAGGTTCTTCCAGTACGAGAACGCCCTCAACATCCTGCGGCAGTCCTCGGTGCTGCTGGTGCTCGCGATGGCCTCCACCGTGGTGATCATGATGGGCAGCATCGATCTGTCCGTCGGGTCGATGTTGTCGTTCACCGCGTTCACCGGGGCGCTGATGGTGCAGAACACCGGCACCACCTCCCTGCTCCTGCTGCTCCCGGTGATCGGCATGGCGTGCGGCCTGCTCAACGGCGTGCTGGTCGCCTACGGCCGGCTGCCGTCGTTCCTCGTCACGCTGGGCACGATGTACGCCTTCGACGGGCTCGCCAAGTACATCGCCGGTGGCCGGCCGGTGTCGCTGCGCCCCGGCGGGGTCGGTGACCTGTTCAACACCACCGTGGGCGGTTTCCCGGTCGTCGTCCTGTGGGCGCTGCTGGTGCTGGTCGTCGCGGTGCTCGCGGCCCGCTACACCCGGCTCGGCCGGTACATGTACGCCATGGGCGGCAACGAGAAGGCCGCACGCCTGTCCGGGGTGCCGGCGGCGCGCTACAAGGTGTACGCGTTCCTCATCGCCGGTCTGCTGGCCGGGATCGCGGGTCTGCTGCAGCTCGCGCGGGCCCGCAGCGCGAGCCCGGACATGGGCGAGCCGTTCCTGCTGCCGGCCATCGCGGCCGTGGTCATGGGCGGTACACCGCTTTCCGGCGGCGTCGGCGGTCCCTTCCGGACGGTCACCGGTGTCCTGATCATCGCGATCCTCGGCAACGGCATGGTCATCGCCGCCGTGGATCCGTTCCTGCAGAACGTCATCCAGGGTCTGGTGGTCATCGCGGCGGTCGCGCTGACCATCGACCGCCGCAAGATGTCCTTGGTGAAGTAG
- a CDS encoding 2,3-butanediol dehydrogenase codes for MRAAVFHDRHDIRVEDVPEPGPLGPRDVRLRPSLCGICGTDLHEYAAGPIVIPTEPHPLTGVSGAQILGHEFSATVLETGAEVSGVAPGDRVSVMPLLYCGTCYFCRRGLNHLCPKMACTGLSWHGGGIAEQVVVPDYQVHRLPDTVTDEQGALIEPTAVAAYGIDRTGMVPGDTVLITGAGPIGALSALYAHASGAAQVIVSEPHEGRRKLADALGVATVLDPGSTDIAEAVRDLTGGVGADVAAECSGSQAGLTSALAAVRAHGAVTQVGLHVRPATIDPMDLSNRDLSLIGTWCYPVYDWPRITALVGSGRLPVEKVLSDVIDAGDVVARGFERLLSPDTDAQKILVRVEG; via the coding sequence ATGCGCGCCGCCGTTTTCCACGACCGACACGACATCCGCGTCGAGGACGTGCCGGAACCGGGCCCGCTCGGCCCCCGTGACGTCCGGCTCCGGCCGTCGCTGTGCGGGATCTGCGGGACCGACCTGCACGAGTACGCCGCCGGGCCGATCGTGATCCCCACCGAGCCGCACCCCCTCACCGGGGTTTCCGGTGCCCAGATCCTCGGGCACGAGTTCTCCGCCACCGTGCTGGAGACCGGAGCCGAGGTGTCGGGCGTCGCGCCCGGCGACCGGGTGTCGGTCATGCCGCTGCTGTACTGCGGCACCTGCTACTTCTGCCGCCGCGGCCTCAACCACCTGTGCCCGAAGATGGCGTGCACCGGGCTGAGCTGGCACGGCGGCGGCATCGCCGAGCAGGTGGTGGTGCCCGACTACCAGGTGCACCGGCTGCCGGACACGGTCACCGACGAGCAGGGCGCCCTGATCGAACCGACGGCGGTGGCCGCCTACGGCATCGACCGGACCGGGATGGTCCCCGGTGACACCGTGCTGATCACCGGTGCGGGACCGATCGGGGCGTTGTCCGCGCTCTACGCCCACGCTTCGGGGGCCGCGCAGGTCATCGTGTCCGAGCCGCACGAGGGGAGGCGCAAGCTGGCCGACGCGCTGGGCGTCGCCACCGTGCTGGACCCGGGGAGCACGGACATCGCCGAGGCGGTGCGCGACCTGACCGGCGGCGTGGGCGCCGACGTCGCCGCCGAGTGCTCCGGTTCCCAGGCGGGCCTGACCTCGGCACTGGCCGCGGTGCGCGCGCACGGCGCGGTCACGCAGGTCGGTCTGCACGTCCGGCCGGCCACGATCGACCCGATGGACCTGTCCAACCGGGACCTCAGCCTGATCGGCACCTGGTGCTACCCCGTCTACGACTGGCCGCGGATCACCGCGCTCGTCGGCAGCGGCCGCCTGCCGGTCGAGAAGGTCCTCAGCGACGTCATCGACGCCGGCGACGTGGTGGCCCGCGGGTTCGAGCGCCTGCTCTCCCCGGACACCGACGCGCAGAAGATCCTGGTCCGGGTCGAGGGGTAG
- a CDS encoding acyl-CoA dehydrogenase family protein, which translates to MTAFRLSAEQQEYVRWVREVAGGKLAGGQAGRVDRGLVRTLGDLGLLRGLFGGGPDAPPADAAAMQLCLLRETIAQISAEAETALALQGLGSYPILQSGSPELVERWIPRVISGEAVAAFALTEAGAGSDAAALSLRAERDGDGWLLTGEKLWISNAPDADIYTVFARTTPDAGARGVTAFAVPGDSPGLSGEPLEMLSPHPIGRLVFDGVRVGAGAVLGEVDRGFAVAMRTLDLFRPSVGAFAVGMAQAALDATIAHVRERHVYGAPLAGQQAVAHRIADLATELEAARLLVYSAAAAYDEGVEPDRQPRRSAMAKLYATEAAQRIVDGCVQLHGAAALQRGHPLEHLYRDVRALRIYEGASEVQRSLIARNLIGREYTR; encoded by the coding sequence GTGACCGCGTTCCGGTTGAGTGCGGAGCAGCAGGAGTACGTGCGGTGGGTGCGCGAGGTGGCCGGCGGCAAGCTCGCGGGCGGTCAGGCCGGCCGGGTGGACCGCGGCCTGGTCCGGACGCTGGGCGACCTCGGCCTGCTCCGGGGTCTGTTCGGCGGTGGCCCGGACGCGCCGCCCGCGGACGCCGCGGCCATGCAGCTGTGCCTGCTCCGCGAGACGATCGCCCAGATCAGCGCCGAGGCGGAGACCGCCCTCGCGCTGCAGGGGCTGGGCAGCTACCCGATCCTGCAGTCCGGGTCGCCCGAGCTGGTCGAGCGATGGATCCCCCGGGTGATCTCCGGCGAGGCCGTCGCCGCGTTCGCCCTGACCGAAGCGGGCGCCGGGTCCGACGCCGCCGCGCTGAGCCTGCGGGCCGAGCGTGACGGTGACGGGTGGCTGCTGACCGGGGAGAAACTGTGGATCTCCAACGCGCCGGACGCCGACATCTACACGGTGTTCGCCCGGACCACACCGGATGCCGGGGCGCGCGGGGTGACCGCGTTCGCGGTGCCGGGGGACAGCCCCGGGCTGTCCGGTGAACCGCTGGAGATGCTGTCGCCGCACCCCATCGGCCGCCTCGTGTTCGACGGCGTGCGGGTCGGCGCCGGTGCGGTGCTCGGCGAGGTCGACCGGGGGTTCGCGGTCGCCATGCGCACGCTCGACCTGTTCCGGCCGAGCGTCGGCGCGTTCGCCGTCGGCATGGCGCAGGCGGCGCTGGACGCCACGATCGCCCACGTGCGTGAGCGTCACGTCTACGGCGCGCCGCTGGCGGGTCAGCAGGCGGTGGCGCACCGGATCGCCGACCTGGCCACCGAGCTGGAGGCGGCCCGCCTGCTCGTCTACTCGGCGGCCGCGGCCTACGACGAGGGCGTCGAACCGGACCGGCAGCCCCGCCGCTCGGCGATGGCGAAGCTGTACGCCACCGAGGCCGCGCAGCGGATCGTCGACGGGTGCGTGCAGCTGCACGGCGCCGCGGCCCTGCAGCGTGGCCACCCGCTCGAGCACCTCTACCGCGACGTGCGGGCGCTGCGCATCTACGAAGGGGCGTCCGAGGTGCAGCGTTCCCTCATCGCCCGCAACCTGATCGGCAGGGAGTACACCCGATGA
- a CDS encoding sugar ABC transporter ATP-binding protein — protein MSPSETTPLLAVDGITRTFGPVRALRGVSLAVRRGEIVGLIGENGAGKSTLLNIVSGTDSQDDGTVLVRGREVSFRDYRQATRHGVFRIFQELALVPNLTVWENFYLSHEQEFSLGGVIRRGSAIRRARALLDRFDHGWIDPARPVGDYPFAVQQVIEILKAFALAELLGHEEPIILLDEPTAALASDEIEFLHRLLVEIKRDSAVVLVSHRLSELLEWSDRVVVFKDGATVADVPAADLSESELHYLMVGRERDQHFYREHRQGGPREEVVLELSGFGDGQHFHDIDLTVRAGEIVGIAGVLGSGKSELGRAVFGAVPARTGRMTYRGREMTRASAREMTKARAGYLPPERKDDGLLDTFTVAQNISFARVAAQRGPLLNLRHEQQQARHYIDTLRVKTPSPRASILHLSGGNQQKALLARWLARGVDLLILDNPTRGVDAGAKEEIYDIIRDLTADGVAVLLISDDLLEVIGLSHRVAVMKDGVLTHQVPAPPEDKPHEADLVAAMV, from the coding sequence ATGTCCCCATCCGAAACCACGCCCCTGCTGGCGGTCGACGGCATCACCCGGACGTTCGGGCCGGTGCGCGCCCTGCGCGGGGTTTCGCTGGCCGTGCGCCGTGGCGAGATCGTCGGGCTGATCGGCGAGAACGGCGCCGGGAAGTCGACCCTGCTCAACATCGTCAGCGGCACCGACAGCCAGGACGACGGCACCGTGCTGGTGCGGGGCCGGGAAGTGTCCTTTCGCGACTACCGGCAGGCCACCCGGCACGGCGTGTTCCGGATCTTCCAGGAGCTCGCCCTGGTGCCGAACCTGACGGTGTGGGAGAACTTCTACCTCTCCCACGAACAGGAGTTCAGCCTCGGTGGCGTGATCCGCCGGGGCAGTGCGATCCGGCGGGCCCGCGCCCTGCTCGACCGCTTCGACCACGGCTGGATCGACCCGGCCCGTCCGGTCGGGGACTACCCGTTCGCCGTGCAGCAGGTCATCGAGATCCTCAAGGCGTTCGCGCTCGCCGAGCTGCTCGGCCATGAGGAGCCGATCATCCTGCTTGACGAGCCGACGGCCGCGCTGGCCTCCGACGAGATCGAGTTCCTGCACCGGCTGCTGGTGGAGATCAAGCGTGACAGCGCGGTCGTGCTGGTGTCGCACCGGCTCTCGGAGCTGCTGGAGTGGAGCGACCGGGTGGTCGTGTTCAAGGACGGTGCGACGGTCGCCGACGTCCCCGCCGCCGACCTGTCCGAAAGCGAGCTGCACTACCTGATGGTGGGTCGCGAACGCGACCAGCACTTCTACCGCGAGCACCGCCAGGGCGGCCCACGGGAGGAGGTCGTGCTCGAGCTCAGCGGGTTCGGCGACGGACAGCACTTCCACGACATCGACCTCACCGTGCGGGCGGGCGAGATCGTCGGCATCGCCGGCGTGCTCGGTTCCGGCAAGAGCGAACTGGGCCGGGCCGTGTTCGGCGCGGTACCGGCCCGCACCGGGCGGATGACCTACCGCGGCCGCGAGATGACCCGCGCCTCCGCCAGGGAGATGACCAAGGCCCGCGCGGGGTACCTGCCTCCCGAACGCAAGGACGACGGCCTGCTCGACACGTTCACCGTCGCGCAGAACATCTCCTTCGCCCGGGTGGCCGCCCAGCGCGGACCGCTGCTGAACCTGCGCCACGAGCAGCAGCAGGCCCGGCACTACATCGACACGCTGCGGGTGAAGACGCCCTCGCCGCGCGCGTCGATCCTCCACCTCAGCGGCGGCAACCAGCAGAAGGCGCTGCTGGCGCGCTGGCTCGCCCGCGGTGTCGACCTGCTCATCCTCGACAACCCCACCCGCGGCGTCGACGCCGGCGCCAAGGAGGAGATCTACGACATCATCCGCGACCTCACCGCAGACGGCGTCGCGGTCCTGCTGATCAGCGACGACCTGCTCGAGGTGATCGGGCTGTCCCACCGGGTCGCGGTGATGAAGGACGGCGTTCTCACCCACCAGGTGCCGGCGCCCCCGGAGGACAAACCCCACGAAGCCGACCTCGTCGCGGCGATGGTCTGA
- a CDS encoding SDR family NAD(P)-dependent oxidoreductase produces MTGRVALVTGAGRGIGRAIAQRLSGAGCRVALVARDRDQLEETAERCAGPTTVIPADVTDPDAAERVHAGIERSWGPVEILVANAGAGHSAKLERTTDADWQRMLDLNLTAPFRFVRRAVPAMREAGWGRIVVIASTAARIGEPYIAAYTASKHGVLGLVRSAAAELARTGVTVNAVCPGYVDTPMTGQTVENIVATSGRSPGDARAALERKQPIGRLITPDEVADAVWFCVGSGAVTGQAINVDGGAVQ; encoded by the coding sequence TTGACCGGGCGGGTCGCGCTGGTTACCGGGGCCGGGCGCGGGATCGGCCGGGCGATCGCCCAGCGGCTCAGCGGTGCCGGCTGCCGGGTCGCGCTGGTGGCCCGGGACCGCGACCAGCTCGAGGAGACCGCGGAGCGCTGCGCCGGGCCGACCACGGTGATCCCGGCCGACGTCACCGACCCGGACGCGGCCGAGCGCGTCCACGCCGGGATCGAACGGTCCTGGGGGCCGGTGGAGATCCTCGTCGCCAACGCCGGCGCCGGCCATTCGGCGAAGCTGGAGCGCACGACCGACGCCGACTGGCAGCGCATGCTGGACCTGAACCTGACCGCGCCGTTCCGGTTCGTGCGGCGTGCGGTGCCGGCGATGCGGGAGGCGGGGTGGGGGCGGATCGTCGTGATCGCCTCCACCGCGGCGCGCATCGGTGAGCCCTACATCGCGGCGTACACGGCGAGCAAGCACGGCGTGCTGGGGCTGGTCCGCTCCGCGGCGGCGGAACTCGCGCGCACCGGGGTCACGGTCAACGCGGTCTGCCCCGGCTACGTGGACACCCCGATGACCGGGCAGACCGTCGAGAACATCGTCGCCACCTCCGGGCGCAGCCCCGGCGACGCGCGGGCGGCGCTGGAGCGCAAGCAGCCCATCGGGCGGCTCATCACGCCGGACGAGGTGGCCGACGCGGTGTGGTTCTGCGTCGGCAGCGGCGCGGTGACCGGGCAGGCGATCAACGTGGACGGAGGCGCGGTGCAATGA
- a CDS encoding sugar ABC transporter substrate-binding protein encodes MSLPAGLHSRRALLKSAMSIGVAATMAPLLAACNNAGVQASAPLPTPTITNANDPRNKRFRMIDSFYTLDNDYFQGWAKGSAAAASMFLLSRDQEVDNSNVDTLKSVFESAPTKGIQGISTLPNTAAATPDIIGGAERAGIYVSSNWSNAPWSTPLDIGDHYFSYQAANDVAGAREVCKVLFQAMGGTGKFIHIEGNKGNSASDNRTAGVDQALAAFPGIKMVARQSGGFSRGATQPVIENLLTANPDVTGIMCQNDDSAIAAINAVEARGMSGVKIVGIDAIGEFLDAMKRGSALATWAHHGAWIGAYSTVRVFDALAGYRPTLPERMVYFGGFIIDTADAAQEYQDLMYSSKPLPFDYELMSRALHPDDWDPQNSLVPIDPAQYWPRDPKPAGYELPAPYRQPQFAADLRTATDRFRAAFRKDPFASVRRKCRNGGQDVLA; translated from the coding sequence ATGTCTCTGCCTGCCGGCCTGCACTCCCGCCGGGCCCTGCTGAAGTCCGCGATGAGCATCGGGGTGGCGGCCACGATGGCGCCCCTGCTCGCGGCCTGCAACAACGCCGGGGTGCAGGCGTCCGCCCCGCTGCCGACCCCGACCATCACGAACGCCAACGACCCACGGAACAAGCGGTTCCGGATGATCGACAGCTTCTACACGCTGGACAACGACTACTTCCAGGGCTGGGCGAAGGGATCGGCCGCCGCGGCGTCGATGTTCCTGCTGAGCCGCGACCAGGAGGTCGACAACTCCAACGTGGACACCCTCAAGAGCGTGTTCGAAAGCGCGCCGACGAAGGGGATCCAGGGCATCAGCACGCTCCCCAACACGGCCGCGGCCACCCCGGACATCATCGGCGGCGCCGAGCGAGCCGGGATCTACGTCTCCAGCAACTGGTCCAACGCGCCGTGGAGCACGCCCCTGGACATCGGCGACCACTACTTCTCCTACCAGGCGGCCAACGACGTCGCCGGTGCCCGCGAGGTCTGCAAGGTGCTGTTCCAGGCGATGGGCGGAACCGGGAAGTTCATCCACATCGAGGGGAACAAGGGCAACAGCGCGTCCGACAACCGCACCGCCGGCGTCGACCAGGCGCTCGCGGCGTTCCCCGGCATCAAGATGGTGGCGCGCCAGTCCGGCGGGTTCAGCCGGGGCGCCACCCAGCCGGTGATCGAGAACCTGCTCACCGCCAACCCCGATGTCACCGGGATCATGTGCCAGAACGACGATTCGGCCATCGCGGCGATCAACGCCGTGGAGGCGCGCGGCATGTCCGGAGTGAAGATCGTGGGCATCGACGCGATCGGCGAGTTCCTCGACGCGATGAAGCGCGGCTCCGCGCTCGCCACCTGGGCGCACCACGGCGCCTGGATCGGTGCGTACTCGACGGTCCGCGTGTTCGACGCGCTCGCCGGGTACCGGCCCACGCTGCCGGAGCGGATGGTCTACTTCGGAGGCTTCATCATCGACACGGCCGACGCCGCGCAGGAGTACCAGGACCTCATGTACTCCTCGAAGCCGTTGCCGTTCGACTACGAGCTCATGTCCCGGGCGCTGCACCCCGACGACTGGGACCCGCAGAACAGCCTGGTGCCGATCGACCCGGCGCAGTACTGGCCGCGCGACCCCAAGCCCGCCGGCTACGAGCTGCCCGCGCCCTACCGGCAGCCGCAGTTCGCCGCGGACCTGCGCACCGCCACCGACCGGTTCCGCGCGGCGTTCCGCAAGGACCCGTTCGCGTCGGTGCGCCGGAAGTGCCGCAACGGCGGCCAGGACGTCCTCGCCTGA
- a CDS encoding RidA family protein, with the protein MSVERVNPPELAEPRGFSHAVVGTGTTIFLAGQTALDPGGRIVGAGVVEQFEQALANLLTALRAAGGEPGQLASLTVYVTDVADYRAHAREIGKVWQRLAGRDYPAMAAVGVTRLWDAEALVEVQGFAVI; encoded by the coding sequence ATGAGCGTGGAGCGGGTCAACCCGCCGGAACTGGCGGAGCCGCGCGGGTTCTCACACGCGGTGGTCGGCACCGGGACGACGATCTTCCTGGCCGGGCAGACCGCGCTCGACCCGGGCGGGCGGATCGTCGGGGCCGGGGTGGTCGAGCAGTTCGAACAGGCGCTGGCCAACCTGCTCACCGCGCTGCGTGCGGCCGGGGGCGAGCCGGGGCAGCTGGCGAGCCTGACGGTGTACGTGACCGATGTGGCGGACTACCGGGCCCACGCGCGCGAGATCGGCAAGGTGTGGCAGCGCCTGGCCGGGCGCGACTACCCGGCGATGGCCGCGGTCGGTGTGACCCGCCTCTGGGACGCCGAGGCGCTGGTGGAGGTGCAGGGCTTCGCGGTGATCTGA